TTTTTTGCTATCAGGAAGTTGAGAAGTACAAATTGGGAAATCCACGaacttttcattatttaaacCAGTCAAATTGTTATGAGCTGGATGGCGTAGATAGTTGTAAAGAGTATCTTTTAACTAAGAGGGCTATGGATGTTGTTGGTATCAGTCAGGGGGAGCAGGTAATGCATTTTGTTTGTTATTTAATTGGAATAatatcacctttttttttttctttataatctCTGCCATGTCAGGATGGAATATTCCGAGTTGTGGCTGCAATTCTTCATTTAGGAAATATTGAGTTCAAAAAGGGACAGGAAATAGATTCTGCTGAACCTAAGGATGATAAATCTCGGTTCCATCTAAAAACCGCAGCAGAGctattaatgtaattttttattactattcTTTTCCTTAAACATCCATGCCTTTGTCCTCATATGCAGAATTGAATGGAAAAACTCAAATATGTGTCTCTCTTTAGGTGTAATGAGAAGGCTCTTGAAGACTCCCTATGCAAACGTGTTATGGTGACTCGTGATGAGAGCATTACAAAATCGCTTGACCCTGTTTCAGCAGCTCTCAGCAGAGATGCTTTGGCAAAATTgtttattcaaaattatttgacTGGTAACTTTCAATGTACCAGATGGATTCGCTCTAGAGACACACACATACACTGATTCAAAACATCCATCTATAGTTATTTCTTAACACTTTGTACTTTGGTTCCTCAGGCTTGTGGACAAGATAAATGTTTCTATTAGTCAGGATCCTGAATCAAAATCGTTGATTGGTGTTCtggatatttatggatttgagaGTTTCAAGACAAACAGGTGCTTAACCGGTATGCTTTGTTTTCGTCATTcagaaatcaattttttttcatgacatccctctatattttttatgattgGGATGTCTAGTTAAGGGAATTCAATATTTAAAGGCCATGATGTGTCAAATCCCTTAATGACTATGCTGGGTGTTGCTGATCAAATTTGGGGATATTTTTGCTTCTCTTTCTTGGCTAGAGTGATCACTAGTCTTTAGTTTTTCTTCCTGGATGATTGCAGCATTAAATACCTTTTAAAGCTCATTTTGCCTGCATGTTTGTGCCAGTTTTTCAAGTTTTGCAGTGTGGATTCCTTAGTTTCCCTACATCAATACTTacacaattttcaaaattttcattgcATGCAGTTTTGAGCAATTTTGCATCAATTTGACAAATGAAAAGCTGCAGCAGCATTTTAATCAGGTTTATGCATTAGATTGATTCTAATGTATTTAGGATATTGTCAGCTTTCAAAACTATCTTAATATAACTGTGATGTCATATGCCAGCATGTTTTTAAGATGGAGCAGGAAGAAtacaagaaagaagaaattgaCTGGAGTTATATAGAATTTATTGATAATCAAGATATCCTTGATCTTATTGAAAAGGTGCATCACAATTTCTATTTCACTTTGCTGTTTTCATGCCCGTATCTCACTTTCTATAATGTGACTAACTCTGCCAATATATGTGCagacaaacacacacacacacttgtTTCTTGTCTCAGTGCTACACCTgtacatattttcttttatcttttcattCATGTATTGGAAATTTATTAATTGCATTGGAAGTAACACTCCATCCATGTCAATATGTTAGACGCTGCCCTTTTTGAACTTTCttttaatcaaatatcaattttGGAAGGATTGAAAAAAAGTATCCTGTAGAGTTTGGAAGAAGATTTTAAGGttgaagggtttttttttttcttttcactaaAATGATTTAAACTACTAATTGTTTTTTGAAACAATGCCAGAGAGGAACTTTTGGAAACCGAGAAGGGGGACTAATTTGTCATGATGTATGGAACTTTTTTATCTTCTAATGTTTTTCTTTCCTGCTTACAGAAACCTGGTGGCATCATAGCTCTTCTTGATGAGGCTTGGTAGGTATCAGAATAACAACAATGATAATTCACCTCTTCTTATTTTAAGAAAATTGGTTTGCCTCCCTGCGAAAATTGTGACAATTACTCCTGTTACTTTTAACTTTCTCTTGCTTCAAACACCCTTTGAAATTGTGACATTATTCCTGTTATGTTCATAGTATGTTCCCCAGATCAACACATGAGACATTTGCTCAAAAGCTTTATCAGACTTTTAAAGACAATAAACGCTTCAGTAAGCCTAAGCTGTCACGCACTGACTTCACCATTTGTCATTATGCTGGTGATGTAAGTATTTTTACTGTGCTACTGCATCCATAGGAACTCTGTGCTAGAAGATAAGGGTGCTCAAATATCTCTGTTATTCTCCACTAAATTTAGATCGTGTAATATATTTGGCTGCTCTTATGAGTCCTATTCCTGCAGAATATGTTATCTCCAAATTGGTTAATATTAGACAAGAAGGTCTCAATTAGCTAATAATACTCAAACTACACATAAGAACCCATGTTTAACAAATGTGGAATCTCCTGAATAACCCTGATTTAATAGATCAACAAGACCTAAATAACATGAACTTTTATGATTGTTTTCTTTTGTAAGTATTTAAATGGTAATATTGGAACTTAAATAAACTTAAACCAGTCTCAATGTTAACTAGAAATAGTTACATCTGTGAAATCTGCTTTATATTAACTTAAAGGAATTTCCACTATAGGTTACTTACCAGACTGAGCTCTTCCTGGATAAGAACAAAGATTATGTTGTTTCAGAGCATCAAGCTCTGCTGAATGCTTCAGAATGCTCTTTTGTTTCAAGCTTGTTTCCTCCTTCACCCGAGGAATCTTCCAAAACAACAAAGTTCTCCTCAATAGGTTCCTCCTTCAAGGTCTGTTTCTGCTCTAATGTGTATGTTAAAGGGAGATTACATGCTTCAtctattttcattcattttcatgcATGCCATGTACTTTGAACAGCAACAACTCCAAGCTTTGCTTGAGACTTTGAGTGCCACGGAACCACACTACATTCGTTGTGTGAAGCCCAATAATGCTCTTAAACCAGGAATATTTGAGAACCAAAATGTGCTACAACAACTTCGATGTGGGGTAAGTTTCTATATTTTGGTCAATCCTAGCTTTTGTTGATAAGCAGTCTGTCTGTATGTCCATGTGTGACGTTTATATTTGACTCCAGGGAGTGATGGAGGCAATTCGAATTAGTTGTGCTGGATTTCCCTCTCGAAAGTCATTTCGTGAATTTGTAGCTCGATTTTCCCTTCTGGCTCCGGAGGTTCTCTCTAAGCGGTAACATTTCCAAAATCTGTTCTTGCAGTTCAAAATTATTACTTCTATTTAGATGTAccttttattcttcataattaTGTTACGATAATCCATGACTTACCAGTGAGGTGCATAACTCTGTTATCTGTTATTTAGAAATAATTATACTGAGGTCACTGCTAGCAAGAAGATTCTGGAGAAGAGTAAGCTCAGTGGTTATCAGGTGCATCCTGTATTTATACATTTTCTTAAAGTTAACTTTGggactgttttttttttttttttcattcaatgtATTTTTTAAGTACTTCATGCATGACATGTATGCCAAAATCTCTTGCTTGCTGGCTAATTCTGTAAGTTTTGGCTCCCAGTCATTTCATATTGTTGCTTTCACTGAGCTCTTGTACCATTTAATAATATTGCACCTTACAGATTTGCTGCTATTGCAGATTGGTAAAACGAAAGTTTTTCTTAGGGCTGGTCAGATGGCAGAGCTAGATGCATTGCGAACTGAGATTTTAGGAAGATCAGCAAGTCTGATACAGAGAAAAGTCCGTACGTACTTGTGTCGGAAACGCTTTATTTTGTTGCGGTTATCTGCCATACAAATTCAAGCCTTGTGTAGAGGTAAAGAGCATTTCATCCATGTGCATTTCTGATTGTATTAGGAATTGGAATTGCTTCCATACATCTACCGTTATATTTATttcactttcatttttttaacCTGTTTGCAGGACAAGTAGCACGCCATCAGTATGAGGAAATGAGAAGAGAAGCTGCTGCTCTGAATATTCAAAAACATTTACGCAAGTTTCTTGCAAGGAAAGCATACAAGAATTTGTACTTCTCAGCTGTTTCTATTCAAACAGGTATGCGTGGGATGATTGCTCGTAGTGAGCTTCTGTCCAGAAAGCAGACAAGAGCTGCAACTGTAATTcaggtaaaaataaaattttctttctgtTGTTGACATATTAACAGCTAGTagctttctttttatttctcattttaccCTTTTCTTCAATCTTTTATTACTGTTTACTTTCCCCATATCTCAATTAGTAGGctttataaaaaatatgttttgaaattCTTGTTATTTCGGGCAACCATTTCATttgttttagataaaattttactGAGTGCATTCACAAGTGGGACGTAGGTTTTTCcagtaaacaaatttaaaaagtacaaaaagTCTACTCTGTCCACTCACTAGTTGTAATTCTAAACCAATAATGTTCATGCTTTTTTTGCTATGTACAATTGATATTATGCGAGTTCATGTATTTTACAGAGTCACTGTCGACGATTCTTGGCCAACCGTCGTTATCTAAGGTTAAAGAAAGCAGCAATTACTACACAATGTGCCTGGAGAGCAAGGGTTGCACGTAAAGAATTACGGAAGCTAAGAATGGTGATTTTTTCGTTTCTCAAATTAGTTTAAGCTCATGATCTTCTCTTTCATAGGTGTATTCTTgtatttttgtttcaaaaataatttcttcgCAGATGACAATATTCCCTAAAGTGCTCTATTGCTAtactaatattaattttatttcttctaattttgattaattatagaataatgaaggaatgtttagaagcaatCCCTGCTAAAGCTATCTATTAAGAAATGGAATAATCATTCTCTCGTTCTGCTTATATTGCTTCCAACAGTTGAAATTATCATCTTTTGTAGTCTGAGTTTTCTACCATTCTTTCCAAAAGTATGTGCATGATTGTTTCAACTTATCGTTCCTGTCTGTCTGCAGGCCGCCAGGGAAACTGGTGCTCTTCAAGAAGCCAAAACTAAGCTGGAAAAGGAAGTTGAAGAACTTACATGGCGCTTGCAACTAGAGAAACGAACGAGGGTAGATCTTTTCTTGATAATAATGTTACTATTATAAGTACATGTATTCATAACATTTCCAGCTATGATGTCATAAAATTTTATGTCTATTCATTAGCATCTTTAATATTTCACCATTGTTTGAATTAGTCAATTTCTACCTTTTTCTAATTCCCCATAGCAAAACATGCTAGAAAGGATAAAGCACCATTAGGAGAATTATCTAGTATCTTTTAAACCTAATTTATAAACTGTAGAGCAAAATTTTCCCCTAACTCATTCATTTATTAGGGCAGGTTGACCTTGAGGAATCAAAAAAACAGGAAAGTGCAAGGTTTGAATCTACTTTACAAAAGATGCAACTTGAGTTTGAGGAATCCAAGAAAAAGGAAAGTGCAAGGTTTGAATCTAATTTGCAAAAGAAGGAACTTGAGTTTGAGGAATCCAAAAAACAGGAAAGTGAAAGGTTTGAATCTACTTTGCACAAGATGCAACTTGAGTTTGAGGAATCCAAGAAACAGGAAAGTGAAAGGTTTGAATCTACTTTCCACAAGATGCAACTTGAGTTTGAGGAATCCAAAAAACAGGAAAGTGCAAGGTTTGAATCTACTACGCAAAAGATGCAACTTGAGTTTGAGGAATCCAAAAAACAGGAAAGAGCAAGGTTTGAATCTACTTTGCACAGAAAGGAACTTCAGTTTCAGCAACTGCAATTTGAGTTGCAGAAACTGCAGCTTGAGTTTGAGGAATCCAAAAAACAGGAAAGAGAAACACTAGAATCTACTTTGCACAAGAAGGAACTTGAGTTTCAGGAATCCAAAAAACAGGAAAGAGCAACATTTGAATCTACTTTGTACAAGAAGGAACTTGAGTTTCAGGAACTGCAAGTTGAGTTTCAGAAAATGCAACTTGAGCTTGAGAAAACAAAAGAGTTGCTAATCAAAGAACGTGAAGCTGCAAAGAAAATTGCTGAACAAGTTCCTGCGGTTCAGGAGATCCCAGTTATTGACGATGAATTAGTAAACAAACTTACTGCTGAAAATGAACAGCTGAAGGTACTGTTAGACATTTGTTACTTGAAATAAGAACTTAGGTTTGACTAAAGGCTTTCTTGATGTCATTTCTAAACTTGGTTATTCTGCCTTTACGTTTCTTGAAATCTTGTTTGGCAAAATGCCATTGTAGGCTCTGGGAAGTTCCTTAGAacagaaaattaatgaaacagagaggaaatatgaagaaacaaacaAGCTTAGTGAAGAGCGACTAAAGCAAGGTTTGGAGGCAGAATCAAAGATAGTTGAGCTCAAAACTGAAATGCAGAGGTTTATACCTATTTTGATCTACTATAATATGTGTTTGATGTTTATATGTTAGAATGAACATTTAGTCAGTTGTATTTTTCATTCTCTGACTGGGAAGTTGCTTTTCTTTCATCTGAATGATTGTTTATATCTTAAACAGGCTCGAAAAAAAGATTTTGGACATGGGAGCTGAGGACCAGAAACCGCAGCAGCAGGCCATACCGAGTGCACCGAGTAAAAACATGTCAGAGGTGACATCTGCAGTAAGATATATCTCAACattctttccttatttttcttGATTAGAATAATTCTTTCCTTATCTCAACAAGTCCCTTTGGTTCAGGAGATCCCCGTTGTTGACGatgaatcaatgaataaacctacCGTTATTGAAGATGAATCAATGAATAAACATACCGTTATTGAAGATGAATCAATGAATAAACATACCGTTATTGATGATGAATCAATGAATAAACTTACTCCTGAAAATGAACAGCTGAAGGTATTGTTAGACATTTGTTGCTTCAAATACTATCTCAGGTTTGACTAAAGGCTTTCTTGATGTCATTTGGAAAAAAGATTTTGGACATGGGAGCTGAGGACCAGAAACCACAGCAGCAGGCCATGCTGAGTTCACTGAGTACTACCATTTCAGAGGTGACATCTGCAGTAAGATATATCTCAAcattctttccttttattttattgagTAGAATTATTCTTTCCTTATCTCAACAAGTTCCTGTGGTTCAGGAGATCCCTGTTATTGAGaatgaatcaatgaataaacctacCGTTAATGACGATGAATCAATGAATAAACTTACTGCTGAAAAAGAACAGCTGAAGGTATTGTTAGACAtttgttgcttcgaatactatctcAGGTTTGACTAAAGGCTTTCTTGATGTCATTTGAAAAAAAGATTTTGGACATGGGAGCTGAGGACCAGAAACCACAGCAGCTGGCCATGCCGAGTTCACTGAGTACAACCATGTCAGAGGTGACATCTGCAGTAAGATATATCTCAAcattctttccttttatttttattgagtAGAATAATTCTTTCCTTATCTCAACAAGTTCCTGTGGTTCAGGAGATCCCTGTTATTGACaatgaatcaatgaataaacctacCGTTATTGACGATGGATCAATAAATAGACTTATTGCTGAAAATGAGCAGCTGAAGGTATTGTTAGATATTttttgcttcgaatactatcttAGTTTTGACTAAAGGCTTTCTTGATGTCATTTTTAAACTTGGTTATTCTGCCATTGTGTTTCTTGGAATCTTGTTTGGCACAATGCCATTGTAGGCTCTGGTAAGTACCTTAGAacagaaaattaatgaaacagagaggaaatatgaagaaacaaaaaagCTTAGTGACGAGCGGCTAAAGCAAACTTTGGAGGCAGAGTCAAAGATAATTGAGCTCAAAACTACAGTGCAGAGGTTCATACCTATTTTGATCTGCTATAATATGTGTTTGATGTTTATATGTTAGTATGAACATTTAATCAATTGTATTTTTCATTCTATGAAtggaaagtttctttctttcatcTGAATAATTGTTTTACATCTTTACCAGGCTTGAAGAAAAGATTTTGGACATGGAAACTGACCAGAAATCACAGCAGCAAGCGTTGCTGAGTACACCAAGTAGAAAAATGCCAGAGGTGACGTCTTCAGTAAGCTATATCTCAACGTTCTTCCCTTATTTTTCTTGAGTTGGTTTGTTGGTTCTGattattttttgctttttttatttttccttgctGGCCTTTATTTAACTTTGCAGCCTCTGGAAAATGGTCATCATGTAAGTGAAGAATATAGAGACTGTATAATTTCCCTTCACTTCAGTTTATTAGATATACCTGCATACTTGGTTTTTTGTTGCCTCTATCATCCTGAGATGGAAAGCTCTTTCTGACAGGCACAACTGAGTTCTGGTCCATCAACAAGGCTTGGTAGAGAAGACAGTAAATTGAGGAGATCCCAAACTGAAAAGCAGCAGGTATGAATTCAAGTGATATAgaatttattttcccttttttcttttttcaagtaTTTGTATTGCATGAAATTTCCAGGGATTAATCTTTGTTGTATGTATCATCTTTGCAGCCGGAGAGTGTAGATGACCTACTCAAATGTGTGGCACAGAATCTTGGGTTCAGTCAAGAAAAGCCTGTTGCAGCATTTACCATATACAAATGCCTTCTCCACTGGAAGTCATTTGAAGCTGAAAAGACAAGTGTTTTGATCGTCTTATTGAGGTGATGGGCTCTGCACTAGAGGTAACGTATCTATTACAGAAAGCTCATTTTTGTAGATAAAATCGTTGTTCTCAAGATAAACCGCCCTTTTCTTGTTGATACTATAACACTACTATTCTCTTTAATCAAAACTACGGTAGCAATTTTGATCCTTTAGTTTGATCAAGAATACTCCAGAGCTGTATTTAGAAAAATGGGGTGAAATATAGGTTTCACCTATTCTTTTGCTACTTGTTTTTTACGTTTGCAAGTTTCTAGTAAAGGCAATATGATAAGCAAAATGTTATTCCgattcaaatataaatataatatttcatgGATGTTCTTTCTGTTATCCAAGAACTCTCGAATTTGTGTTAGTTCAAAATGTTATTggttttattgttgttattatcatttttactatttttctatttgatCCAAGGTGCATTTTTGTTTTTTGCTTCTGAGAGCaagaaatatttagaaaaaaaattagcctACGAGGccttttatctttttcattttgttGGATTTAGAAGAtacaattatgattttttttttttttttactttgttgaaAAGTAATTATTTCTGTAATAGGAGGGAATATGGAATTATTCTCTTTGCTAGGGACTTATGTTAGATTACTTTAACTGATTCTTAAACCATGTTTTTTTCTGATTGAGCAGGTTTAAGAAACCAAAAAGATGAGgggaaaaaatcaaatataatattcaCGATCTGTGCTGATGTTTTGCAGGATCAGGACAACAATGATCACATGGCTTATTGGCTGTCAAACACATCTTCATTGTTGTTTTGCTTCAACGTAGTCTGAAAGCCTCTGGTTCAATGCAGAACCACCTGCTGGAGCATCATTCTTTGCAAGGATGACCAAAGTATTGAGATATTTCATTTACGGTTTCTTTAAATTGTTTGCATGAAATGGTCCTGATTTAGATGTCTCTGAAATCTTCTTTAACGTATGCcataaaaagaaggaaagaacaaTACATTTGTTCTTTATCTAAAATCTCGTCATATGATCATTATCAGTTTTGTTGAATGATTCTAGAACTTATGAAGGAAAATTATGTGATATGATGTTGTTCTTTCTCAGAGTTTCCGTTCATCTTCTGCCAATCTTCAAGCTGGAGTACTGAGCCAGGTTGAGGCCAAGTATCCAGCTCTTCTTTTTAAGCAGCAGCTCTCAGCTTATGTGGAAAAGATATATGGAATCATTAGAGACAACTTGAAAAAGAACCTGTCACCACTTATATCTGGTTGCATTCAGGTACAAGGAGCCTTGCATTTGGATCACTGAGTCTTTCCAGTGACATTCTTTAACTTTTGAGATCATTTAGTTGCTATATACAGGAGAGAGCACTGTGGTTTTTCtaattcttatttttaaaatcatcTCCCTAGCTTCTATAATGCCTTGCACAATAGAGGTTTTCCGTGCTGCTTCATTTGAACATGTAGAGCATGTACTTTGTTGTATCATCAACTGAAATTTATTTCCAAGTGTTAATTTCAACATTGCATGTTATAAGTCTTAAATTCATCTTGCTTTCAGTTTGTAATTCAATATTTCAGCCTATTTCCTGTTTCTACACATTAAATTATTCTTCTAAAAATTCATATGTTTTGTTTTAGGTTTCTCTATACATGTGCAACTATCACAAGTTCCTCTCCTTTGACTTCTCTGCAATTTACTTTTTTGCTGCCTACTTGGTTTGAAATACTCAAAGTGAATGATTTATGGTTTGAGCATGGGAAagttaattcattattaattttattagagAGAGACACTTCTTCTTGTTAagcttattttacttttttttttcttttaacatgtTTAGGTTCTACCTGATGATATTATGTTCCGTATAAGTAGTTTGAATTGCTGTGTAAGTGGTATGCATTTGTGTGTTGTGCAATAGTTTAGGATTATTCTCACATGAGCTTTAGTTTTCTGCTGTTTCTTTTAAAAGTTGTGTTAAAATGATGATACAATGCCATATTTTATTACTTCCTATGCTGGCTTATATGCATGGTAGCAACTAGTTTTATATTGGAATTGCAATTTCTTTATGTCGCTAATGCATCAGCCTATATGGCAGGTACCTAGGATATCAAAAGGAGCTGCTTTTCAAAAGTGTGAAGGGTTACAAGGCTATCATTCTCCAGCTGGTCTCTGGCAGAGCATTATTGAGTGTCTGAACAAGATGATGGGCACATTGAAAGacaattttgtataaatttgcaACTCTGATGATATTAAAGTGGACTCTTTCCGTTCCTTTTTTTTATGAGCCATGGAACTTATGGTTATGacttttttattttcaggtgCCTCCAATACTTGTTCAGAATATTTTCACTCAAACGTTTGCATATATTAATGTACAGCTCTTTAATAGGTAAATAATTGTTTCATATGTTTTTGCCCGTTACTCCAGATAATATAATAGGAATAAATTCCAAAATATGTGATGTTAATATATTCTGCTACAGCCTTCTTCTCCGTCGAGAATGCTGCACATTTAGCAACGGGGAGTATGTGAAATCTGGCTTAGCTGAATTGGAACTATGGTGTGCCGAAGCAGACGTTGAGGTAATTTCTTTAGTTCCCACTGATGAATGTCAAAggtgtcattttcacattgtttGAAGAAGGTTTTTTGTTAAGGAAACACTATTTGAAGCTTGAACATGCATTCAACGGGAGTTTTTTTGTCTGCTTATTAGTTGTGGCACCTTATTGCATCTAATAAATTTGAATTAAGAGTTGCTTGTTGTTTAATTACAGTATGTAGGCCCATCATGGGATGAACTCAAACACACAAGGCAAGCTGTTGGATTCTTGGTATGTTTCTTCAGTTGTTTCTTAGTAGGTTAGAATTTTGTTGCGTCATGTTGCTTTACTCCTGTGGTTTGACGCAGGGGCCCTTTGTCATTCTTATCCaatgtttctttcatttttctttttcaaagctTGTGTGCCTGGTATAATTAATCACCACGGGGTCATGAAATTGGTTGAGACTGctttttttccttccttgataAGGTCATACATGCCAATTTGACTTGGTAATATGTAGTTGCAATTGTGGCTTTATAAGGATGTCAACGGGCCTCAAACTGATCTGAATGTTAAAATAGAGGTGAGGGTTGGTACATTGtgcaattaaaaacaaattatttgTAGAAGCAATTGAGGGAGCAAATATAAAATAACTCAGAGCAATAAAAAGgaatggactaaattaaaaaataaaaaataaaccttGCTTAATACCAAAACATTAAGCATTTGCTTCATTATTATTGCTTTCTAAGTCACGCATACAAATGGGAAAGGAT
This window of the Gossypium hirsutum isolate 1008001.06 chromosome A09, Gossypium_hirsutum_v2.1, whole genome shotgun sequence genome carries:
- the LOC107935174 gene encoding LOW QUALITY PROTEIN: myosin-8 (The sequence of the model RefSeq protein was modified relative to this genomic sequence to represent the inferred CDS: inserted 2 bases in 2 codons), translated to MVAPSSILVGSHVWVEDPDVAWIDGEVKEVKGEEITVDSTSGKTIVAKTSNVYPKDPEFPSCGVDDMTRLAYLHEPGVLQNLKCRYDINEIYTYTGNILIAVNPFRRLPHLYSSHMMEQYKGAAFGELSPHPFAVADASYRHMINEGISQSILVSGESGAGKTESTKMLMRYLAYMGGRVSKAEERSVEQKVLESNPVLEAFGNAKTVRNNNSSRFGKFVEIQFDPRGQISGAAIRTYLLERSRVCQVSDPERNYHCFYMLCAAPPEEVEKYKLGNPRTFHYLNQSNCYELDGVDSCKEYLLTKRAMDVVGISQGEQDGIFRVVAAILHLGNIEFKKGQEIDSAEPKDDKSRFHLKTAAELLMCNEKALEDSLCKRVMVTRDESITKSLDPVSAALSRDALAKXVYSKLFDWLVDKINVSISQDPESKSLIGVLDIYGFESFKTNSFEQFCINLTNEKLQQHFNQHVFKMEQEEYKKEEIDWSYIEFIDNQDILDLIEKKPGGIIALLDEACMFPRSTHETFAQKLYQTFKDNKRFSKPKLSRTDFTICHYAGDVTYQTELFLDKNKDYVVSEHQALLNASECSFVSSLFPPSPEESSKTTKFSSIGSSFKQQLQALLETLSATEPHYIRCVKPNNALKPGIFENQNVLQQLRCGGVMEAIRISCAGFPSRKSFREFVARFSLLAPEVLSKRNNYTEVTASKKILEKSKLSGYQIGKTKVFLRAGQMAELDALRTEILGRSASLIQRKVRTYLCRKRFILLRLSAIQIQALCRGQVARHQYEEMRREAAALNIQKHLRKFLARKAYKNLYFSAVSIQTGMRGMIARSELLSRKQTRAATVIQSHCRRFLANRRYLRLKKAAITTQCAWRARVARKELRKLRMAARETGALQEAKTKLEKEVEELTWRLQLEKRTRVDLEESKKQESARFESTLQKMQLEFEESKKKESARFESNLQKKELEFEESKKQESERFESTLHKMQLEFEESKKQESERFESTFHKMQLEFEESKKQESARFESTTQKMQLEFEESKKQERARFESTLHRKELQFQQLQFELQKLQLEFEESKKQERETLESTLHKKELEFQESKKQERATFESTLYKKELEFQELQVEFQKMQLELEKTKELLIKEREAAKKIAEQVPAVQEIPVIDDELVNKLTAENEQLKALGSSLEQKINETERKYEETNKLSEERLKQGLEAESKIVELKTEMQRLEKKILDMGAEDQKPQQQAIPSAPSKNMSEVTSAEIPVVDDESMNKPTVIEDESMNKHTVIEDESMNKHTVIDDESMNKLTPENEQLKILDMGAEDQKPQQQAMLSSLSTTISEVTSAEIPVIENESMNKPTVNDDESMNKLTAEKEQLKILDMGAEDQKPQQLAMPSSLSTTMSEVTSAEIPVIDNESMNKPTVIDDGSINRLIAENEQLKALVSTLEQKINETERKYEETKKLSDERLKQTLEAESKIIELKTTVQRLEEKILDMETDQKSQQQALLSTPSRKMPEVTSSPLENGHHAQLSSGPSTRLGREDSKLRRSQTEKQQPESVDDLLKCVAQNLGFSQEKPVAAFTIYKCLLHWKSFEAEKTSXFDRLIEVMGSALEDQDNNDHMAYWLSNTSSLLFLLQRSLKASGSMQKPPAGASFFARMTKSFRSSSANLQAGVLSQVEAKYPALLFKQQLSAYVEKIYGIIRDNLKKNLSPLISGCIQVPRISKGAAFQKCEGLQGYHSPAGLWQSIIECLNKMMGTLKDNFVPPILVQNIFTQTFAYINVQLFNSLLLRRECCTFSNGEYVKSGLAELELWCAEADVEYVGPSWDELKHTRQAVGFLVINQKSKISFDEISKDLCSALSVQQLYRVCTLYRDDNYNTQSVSPDVLAHMKELMSDDTEDDGGSSFLLEDDISIPFTMEDISNCHQVKEFASVRPAEELMTDPAFQFLQD
- the LOC121206271 gene encoding myosin-8-like — encoded protein: MTKSFRSSSANLQAGVLSQVEAKYPALLFKQQLSAYVEKIYGIIRDNLKKNLSPLISGCIQVPRISKGAAFQKCEGLQGYHSPAGLWQSIIECLNKMMGTLKDNFVPPILVQNIFTQTFAYINVQLFNSLLLRRECCTFSNGEYVKSGLAELELWCAEADVEYVGPSWDELKHTRQAVGFLVINQKSQNIL